A region of Paenibacillus sp. JNUCC-31 DNA encodes the following proteins:
- a CDS encoding bifunctional glycosyltransferase family 2/GtrA family protein: MITYKIEDGKTIILIPSLEPDERLLAYVGQLREYDLTDIVIVDDGSGEAYQPIFEELRENGCVLLRHTENLGKGAALKTGFQYIGQQFDASSFVVTADSDGQHAPEDVYRLAKETRRHPDALVLGVRDFSEGGIPPKSLLGNRMTSSIFAMLYGKKLSDTQTGLRAFGPGLLAFMQDVRGTRFEYELQMLISCIQSGIPIHTMPIQVIYENGNAGTHFKAIQDSARVMGVLFSNFLRFISSSVASSVVDLGIAWFLIDFLRPILGQQDYLRILLATVIARILSIVVNYVLNRHFVFRKEDSQGSLWRYLSLCGLIILLSSTGVYLFHTIFFVDEKIAKFVCDALLFLLSFQLQRRWVFAARRKQL; the protein is encoded by the coding sequence ATGATTACATATAAAATTGAAGACGGTAAAACGATCATCCTTATTCCATCTCTTGAGCCAGATGAGAGACTTCTGGCCTATGTAGGGCAATTGCGAGAATATGACTTGACCGATATTGTGATTGTGGACGATGGGTCTGGTGAAGCGTACCAGCCGATTTTCGAGGAACTTAGGGAGAACGGGTGTGTCCTGCTGCGGCATACGGAAAATCTGGGGAAGGGTGCTGCACTCAAGACCGGATTCCAGTATATTGGGCAGCAGTTCGATGCGTCTTCCTTTGTCGTCACTGCAGATTCAGACGGACAGCATGCACCAGAGGATGTATACCGACTTGCCAAAGAAACCAGGCGTCATCCTGATGCGTTGGTTCTCGGGGTAAGGGACTTCAGCGAGGGAGGCATACCGCCGAAGTCCTTGCTGGGCAATCGGATGACATCCTCTATTTTTGCTATGCTTTACGGCAAAAAGCTGTCAGATACCCAGACCGGGCTTCGTGCTTTTGGCCCCGGTTTGCTTGCATTCATGCAAGATGTCCGCGGCACCCGGTTCGAATACGAGCTGCAAATGCTCATCTCATGCATTCAGTCCGGCATACCGATTCATACCATGCCGATTCAAGTCATCTATGAGAATGGAAATGCAGGAACACACTTTAAAGCGATCCAGGACAGTGCTCGGGTGATGGGTGTGCTGTTTTCCAATTTCCTGCGATTTATTTCCTCTTCGGTTGCGAGTTCTGTAGTTGATTTGGGGATTGCATGGTTTTTAATCGACTTTTTGCGGCCCATATTGGGTCAGCAGGATTATCTAAGAATTCTGCTCGCAACCGTGATCGCGAGAATTCTTTCCATTGTGGTCAACTATGTACTGAACAGGCACTTTGTATTCCGCAAAGAGGATAGTCAGGGCAGTCTATGGCGTTATTTGTCGTTGTGCGGATTAATCATCCTGCTGTCCAGTACCGGTGTATATTTGTTCCATACGATTTTCTTCGTGGACGAGAAAATAGCGAAATTCGTCTGTGATGCCTTGCTGTTCCTGCTCAGTTTTCAATTGCAGCGAAGATGGGTATTTGCAGCAAGGAGGAAGCAGCTGTAG
- a CDS encoding DUF3237 family protein produces MKWGEVLTVHVVIGETVNLQNDSGDSVVMISFTGHATGRYFQGIILGGATDTQIIGQHGDKHSLSARYMLRGTDYTGQDCELYIENNGEIHEQLEGVLFRTSPRIITNSKALSFLNSDILVGEGLQAEAGVDIKIYSAV; encoded by the coding sequence ATGAAGTGGGGAGAAGTTCTTACGGTGCATGTGGTGATAGGGGAAACTGTCAATTTGCAGAACGACAGCGGTGACTCGGTCGTCATGATTTCTTTTACAGGTCATGCGACAGGGAGGTACTTTCAGGGAATCATACTTGGTGGAGCAACGGATACCCAAATCATTGGACAACATGGGGACAAGCACAGCTTGTCAGCAAGGTACATGCTTCGGGGAACGGATTATACAGGTCAGGACTGTGAACTATACATTGAGAATAATGGGGAGATCCACGAACAGCTGGAAGGTGTGTTGTTCCGTACATCTCCCAGAATCATTACAAACAGCAAAGCCTTGTCTTTTTTAAATAGTGACATACTGGTTGGGGAAGGGCTGCAAGCCGAGGCTGGAGTAGATATCAAAATTTACAGTGCGGTATGA
- a CDS encoding lantibiotic protection ABC transporter ATP-binding protein, translated as MSDIILETHDLCKSFKRQPAVNNVSLEVPYNSIYGLLGPNGAGKSTTLKMITGMLRPDSGSIRIHGHEWTRKDLNGIGALIEAPPLYENLTARENLKVRTLILGLPQSRIEEVLAIVDLAHTGKKRAGQFSMGMKQRLGIAIALLNQPKLLILDEPTNGLDPIGIQELRELIRSFPKQGITVILSSHILSEVELVADQIGIIAGGVLGYQGSVPRGPELETLFMQVAAANRKEGGSHA; from the coding sequence ATGTCGGACATTATTTTAGAAACTCATGATCTATGCAAAAGCTTTAAGCGCCAACCAGCCGTTAACAACGTATCGTTGGAAGTACCTTATAACTCGATCTACGGGCTCTTGGGTCCAAATGGCGCAGGCAAATCGACTACGCTCAAAATGATCACAGGCATGCTACGCCCCGACTCCGGAAGCATTCGCATTCATGGCCATGAATGGACTCGTAAGGACTTGAACGGAATAGGCGCACTGATTGAGGCGCCGCCGCTGTACGAGAATCTGACAGCCAGAGAGAATCTCAAAGTGCGTACACTCATCCTCGGGCTGCCGCAGTCCCGGATCGAGGAGGTGCTCGCCATTGTGGATTTGGCTCATACCGGGAAGAAACGTGCCGGACAATTTTCCATGGGCATGAAGCAACGGTTGGGAATTGCAATTGCCCTCTTGAACCAGCCCAAGCTGCTGATTCTGGACGAACCGACGAACGGGCTGGACCCGATTGGGATTCAGGAGCTGCGAGAGCTAATCCGTTCTTTTCCCAAGCAAGGGATCACCGTTATTTTATCGAGTCATATCCTCTCCGAAGTTGAATTGGTAGCGGATCAGATCGGCATTATTGCTGGCGGAGTTCTGGGCTATCAGGGAAGCGTCCCTCGTGGCCCAGAACTGGAGACCTTGTTCATGCAGGTGGCAGCAGCCAACCGGAAGGAAGGGGGTTCACATGCTTAG
- a CDS encoding lantibiotic immunity ABC transporter MutE/EpiE family permease subunit, whose product MLSHIKAERLKWRRTFIPKLVWLAPVFTLLLCAVLMGGRLFQTGAYNWWYTMLLPGSLSLACSLALQKDAKMKYRGLLALPIDPRKLWAGKIIAIMQWLLATLFLFLIGITLGGMLFGQTIPLLNSAAGSFLIFLTILWQIPLCLFLATRLGLFAAVLLNMCGNILGIVAFNSGGIWDYVPYSITFRLMCPVLSILPNGLPVPADSPLRSTSMMLPDVLISVAWFILLSLLTARWFHKQEAK is encoded by the coding sequence ATGCTTAGTCATATTAAAGCTGAACGTCTGAAATGGCGGCGCACCTTCATCCCCAAGCTTGTCTGGCTTGCCCCTGTATTCACTTTACTCCTTTGCGCTGTTCTAATGGGCGGACGTCTCTTCCAAACGGGCGCTTACAACTGGTGGTACACGATGCTTTTGCCTGGGTCACTTTCCCTTGCCTGTTCACTTGCTCTACAAAAGGATGCCAAGATGAAATACCGTGGACTGTTGGCTCTGCCCATTGACCCAAGGAAACTTTGGGCTGGGAAAATCATCGCAATTATGCAGTGGCTCTTGGCGACACTTTTCCTGTTCCTGATCGGCATTACGTTAGGAGGAATGTTGTTTGGCCAAACCATACCCCTGCTGAACAGCGCAGCGGGCAGCTTCCTGATCTTCCTTACTATACTGTGGCAGATTCCACTGTGTCTGTTCCTGGCTACGCGTCTGGGATTATTCGCCGCTGTTCTGCTTAATATGTGCGGCAATATCCTTGGTATCGTTGCATTCAATAGTGGAGGAATATGGGATTATGTTCCTTATTCGATTACTTTCAGGCTCATGTGCCCGGTTCTGTCCATCCTGCCGAATGGACTTCCTGTACCCGCGGACAGCCCGCTGAGAAGCACCAGCATGATGCTTCCAGATGTCCTGATCTCCGTGGCCTGGTTCATATTGCTCTCCCTCCTTACAGCACGATGGTTTCACAAACAGGAGGCGAAGTAG
- a CDS encoding lantibiotic immunity ABC transporter MutG family permease subunit, whose amino-acid sequence MNFIPGLLRADLLKSRHTPFLLIHLLAPLVGVSVFLAYYSYSPWSVNDKVLAFMQSLGCAFPILIGLVCSMAVEQEANAGHFQGMLALPASKIAAFTSKLLLLLMFGFAAVMLAYSLFGLGFGRILHQDRMGMAFYLAGAVILFGSNIFLYLLHLAISLRFGRGASIGVGIAGSLVAALMLTGLGDAIWPYIPFAWGVRFISLWTIHASDISLSDAVSGLNAGIRVCIPGTIILLFLCTTWFQRWEGRSTDI is encoded by the coding sequence ATGAATTTCATACCAGGATTGTTAAGAGCGGATCTCCTCAAAAGTCGGCACACACCGTTTCTCCTCATTCATCTACTTGCTCCGCTGGTCGGGGTTAGCGTATTCTTAGCTTATTATTCGTACTCCCCATGGAGTGTAAATGATAAGGTGCTGGCGTTTATGCAGTCCCTGGGATGCGCATTTCCTATCCTAATCGGGCTGGTTTGTTCCATGGCGGTTGAACAGGAGGCTAATGCGGGACATTTTCAAGGTATGCTGGCACTACCAGCGAGTAAGATTGCAGCCTTTACAAGCAAGCTGCTGCTCCTGTTGATGTTTGGGTTTGCGGCTGTCATGCTTGCCTACAGTCTGTTTGGACTTGGATTTGGCCGGATTTTGCATCAGGACAGAATGGGAATGGCCTTTTACCTTGCCGGGGCAGTTATTCTGTTCGGTAGCAATATATTTCTCTATCTTCTTCACCTGGCGATCAGCCTGCGCTTTGGAAGAGGCGCCTCTATCGGGGTAGGAATAGCGGGGAGTCTGGTGGCAGCTTTAATGCTCACCGGGCTGGGTGATGCCATCTGGCCCTACATTCCCTTCGCATGGGGCGTCCGCTTCATCTCGCTGTGGACAATCCATGCTTCAGATATCTCGTTATCCGATGCTGTATCGGGACTGAATGCTGGAATCAGGGTGTGTATTCCGGGAACCATAATCCTTTTGTTCCTTTGCACTACTTGGTTCCAGCGCTGGGAAGGACGATCAACCGATATTTAG